The Armatimonadota bacterium genome includes a region encoding these proteins:
- a CDS encoding NAD(+)/NADH kinase, whose translation MRVNLLVNLYRPDAIRAAKSTAEWLRSRGVTVGSDREGAASLGVESLAPDELAHADLMITFGGDGTLIHAAHICAAEGTPVLGVYYGQFGFVTQVEPEETGAALSQFMDGQASIDERMMIQTDLIREDKVVATLHSLNESAVQRSATTRMLTFDTRVNGRLLARYPADGVMVSTPTGSTAYALSAGGPVVDPSMEAILITAIMPHTLSARPLVLRSDSLIEIRVETRGDAVLSCDGQSRLHLLSGDLVRVTKSPRKTRLVSVDEQDFLEKLSDRLRWSQGRREDDF comes from the coding sequence GTGAGGGTCAACCTTCTCGTCAACCTTTACCGACCGGACGCCATACGGGCCGCCAAGTCGACGGCCGAATGGCTCCGGTCGCGCGGCGTCACGGTCGGCTCCGACCGCGAAGGCGCCGCCAGCCTGGGGGTCGAATCCTTGGCTCCGGACGAACTGGCGCACGCCGACCTCATGATCACGTTCGGCGGTGACGGCACCTTGATCCATGCCGCCCACATCTGTGCGGCTGAAGGGACGCCCGTCCTGGGCGTGTACTACGGACAGTTCGGTTTTGTGACCCAGGTCGAACCTGAGGAGACCGGCGCGGCGCTCAGCCAGTTCATGGACGGCCAGGCTTCGATCGACGAACGGATGATGATCCAGACCGACCTCATACGGGAGGACAAAGTCGTCGCCACGCTCCACTCCCTGAACGAGTCGGCGGTCCAAAGATCGGCCACGACCCGGATGCTCACGTTCGACACCCGGGTGAACGGCCGACTCCTCGCCCGTTATCCGGCCGACGGCGTCATGGTGTCGACCCCGACGGGGTCGACGGCCTATGCTCTGTCCGCAGGCGGGCCTGTGGTGGACCCGTCGATGGAAGCTATCCTCATCACGGCCATCATGCCGCACACCCTCTCCGCCCGTCCCCTCGTCCTCCGCTCGGACTCTCTGATCGAGATCCGCGTGGAGACGCGCGGCGATGCGGTGCTCTCCTGCGACGGTCAAAGCCGCTTGCACCTTCTGAGCGGAGACTTGGTCAGGGTGACGAAGTCGCCCCGGAAGACCCGCCTGGTCTCGGTCGACGAGCAGGACTTCCTCGAAAAGCTCTCGGACCGGTTACGGTGGAGCCAGGGCCGCCGGGAGGACGACTTCTGA
- a CDS encoding ABC transporter permease: MREDLRELWRFRELLWAMVERELRIRYKNSFLGFFWSLLNPLLTVSVMWLVFRVFLHNATPNFTPYVLSAYLPFLFINLAVMDSAQSVITSLPVVKKVYFPREILPLASVLANFFHFLLAMGVFFAFLFTVWATTGFHDSPFTWRIGFLPVLLVVTFALTAGLSLMISALNVFYEDVKYVVGVLLYLTFFLTPIMYFSENVYYSLKEKGLVQLYYLYHLNPIATLATAYKKALVPPGQVDAGGGIGLIPAFPMHWGLFAVATVVSFGVLIAGYALFNRLKWRFVERP, translated from the coding sequence ATGCGAGAAGACCTTCGAGAGCTCTGGCGTTTCCGCGAGTTGCTCTGGGCGATGGTCGAACGCGAACTCCGGATCCGCTATAAGAACAGCTTTCTCGGATTCTTCTGGTCGCTCCTCAACCCGCTCTTGACCGTGAGCGTGATGTGGCTCGTGTTCCGGGTCTTCCTCCACAATGCGACCCCGAACTTCACCCCGTACGTCCTCTCGGCGTACCTCCCGTTCCTCTTCATCAATCTGGCGGTGATGGACTCGGCCCAATCGGTCATCACGTCGCTACCGGTCGTGAAGAAGGTCTACTTCCCGCGAGAGATCCTGCCTTTGGCCTCCGTCCTTGCGAACTTCTTCCACTTTCTCTTGGCGATGGGAGTCTTTTTCGCGTTCTTGTTCACGGTGTGGGCGACGACAGGTTTTCACGATTCTCCGTTCACGTGGCGCATCGGCTTCCTTCCCGTCCTTCTCGTCGTGACGTTCGCACTGACGGCGGGCCTTTCGTTGATGATCTCGGCCCTTAACGTCTTTTACGAAGACGTGAAGTACGTGGTGGGCGTGCTGCTGTACTTGACCTTCTTCCTGACACCGATCATGTATTTCAGCGAGAACGTCTATTACTCGTTGAAAGAGAAGGGGCTCGTCCAACTCTATTACCTCTATCACTTGAACCCGATCGCGACGCTGGCGACCGCTTACAAAAAGGCGCTCGTCCCTCCTGGTCAGGTCGACGCCGGCGGTGGGATCGGACTGATACCGGCGTTTCCCATGCATTGGGGCCTGTTCGCGGTCGCGACCGTGGTCTCCTTCGGGGTCTTGATCGCCGGATACGCCTTGTTCAACCGCTTGAAGTGGAGGTTCGTCGAACGGCCATGA
- a CDS encoding D-tyrosyl-tRNA(Tyr) deacylase: MRAVVQRVTSGRVTVDGRVVGSCGPGFVLLVAAGRDDTVAEAKKLADRVWGMRVFADAEGKINLNLRDREALVGADLERANVLAVPNFTVYGDATQRRPSFGASAPFEQGKGLFDAFVTGLVELGARVQTGEFGADMLVDIVNDGPVTVIAES, encoded by the coding sequence ATGCGGGCGGTCGTGCAAAGAGTGACGTCGGGCCGGGTGACCGTCGACGGCCGGGTCGTCGGTTCGTGCGGACCGGGGTTCGTCCTGCTGGTCGCGGCGGGCCGCGACGACACGGTCGCCGAAGCCAAGAAGCTGGCCGACAGAGTGTGGGGAATGAGGGTCTTCGCCGATGCTGAGGGCAAGATCAACCTGAACCTTCGCGACCGTGAGGCGCTCGTCGGAGCAGACCTGGAACGAGCCAACGTCTTGGCCGTCCCGAACTTCACCGTCTATGGAGACGCGACCCAAAGGCGGCCGAGCTTCGGGGCGTCGGCACCGTTCGAACAAGGCAAGGGCCTGTTCGATGCTTTCGTCACCGGACTGGTGGAGCTTGGCGCGCGCGTGCAGACGGGAGAGTTCGGGGCCGACATGCTCGTGGACATCGTTAACGACGGTCCGGTCACCGTCATCGCCGAGTCTTAG
- a CDS encoding FKBP-type peptidyl-prolyl cis-trans isomerase — MVGALVLTFLYVQDPVQTPFPFTDVKVGSGKAAGLGDRVTVHLHVRTEDGKVIVDSVKRRQTYTFLLKARPDQKWTEAVVGMKPGGVRRIRLTPEQGWGKTGNPPVVPPDATLVVTVTVKAVTPSE; from the coding sequence GTGGTCGGGGCCCTCGTCCTCACGTTCCTTTACGTTCAAGACCCGGTCCAGACACCCTTCCCGTTCACGGACGTCAAGGTCGGCTCGGGAAAAGCCGCCGGGCTTGGCGACCGCGTGACCGTCCACCTTCATGTCCGAACGGAAGACGGCAAAGTCATCGTCGATTCGGTCAAACGGAGACAGACCTACACGTTCCTATTGAAAGCCCGACCGGACCAGAAGTGGACCGAAGCGGTCGTCGGAATGAAGCCGGGCGGCGTGCGCAGGATCCGGTTGACGCCGGAACAAGGATGGGGCAAGACGGGCAATCCGCCCGTGGTCCCTCCTGACGCCACGCTTGTCGTCACCGTCACGGTCAAGGCCGTCACCCCCTCGGAGTAG
- a CDS encoding ABC transporter ATP-binding protein yields MSETAISVQGLHKEFALSHSGVGSLKTLALWWRPRKLERLHVLKGLDFDVRRGQCVAVVGRNGAGKSTLLSLLARVYKPTSGTIEVKGRIAPLLELGAGFHQDLTGLENILFNGMILGLTRKQALERTPAIVEFAELGSHIDAPVRTYSSGMQARLGFSVAVHVDAEVLIVDEVLAVGDQAFQEKCYARIAEFQAGGGTVLFVSHDMDAVRRVAHRVVWLKGGQVVLDGPPEPVIAEYLSHGSEPDGL; encoded by the coding sequence ATGAGCGAGACCGCGATCTCCGTCCAAGGGCTCCACAAGGAGTTCGCTTTGTCCCACAGCGGTGTCGGGTCGCTGAAGACGCTGGCCCTTTGGTGGAGGCCCCGTAAGCTCGAACGGCTTCACGTGCTCAAGGGGCTGGACTTTGACGTGCGGCGCGGCCAGTGCGTCGCCGTCGTCGGCCGGAACGGGGCAGGGAAGAGCACGCTCCTTTCGCTCCTTGCGCGAGTCTACAAACCGACGTCGGGCACGATCGAGGTCAAGGGTCGGATCGCACCGCTCCTCGAACTGGGCGCCGGGTTCCATCAGGACTTGACCGGACTTGAGAACATCCTGTTCAACGGCATGATCCTCGGATTGACGAGGAAGCAGGCGTTGGAGAGGACTCCCGCGATCGTCGAGTTCGCGGAACTCGGGAGCCACATCGATGCGCCCGTCCGGACGTACTCCAGCGGAATGCAGGCGAGGCTGGGCTTCTCGGTCGCGGTCCACGTGGACGCGGAGGTCCTCATCGTCGACGAGGTGCTCGCCGTGGGAGACCAGGCCTTTCAGGAGAAGTGTTACGCTCGGATCGCGGAGTTCCAGGCCGGCGGCGGAACCGTCCTCTTCGTGTCCCACGACATGGACGCGGTTCGGCGCGTCGCGCACCGCGTGGTCTGGCTCAAAGGCGGGCAGGTCGTGCTCGACGGCCCTCCGGAACCGGTCATCGCCGAATACCTTTCCCACGGTTCTGAACCGGACGGGCTATGA
- a CDS encoding bifunctional (p)ppGpp synthetase/guanosine-3',5'-bis(diphosphate) 3'-pyrophosphohydrolase — MALPDSKTGSDGPTGEAWPSFLASVRERRPEADVAKIESAFRLAESAHKGQERISGEPYIAHPLEVARIVAELRMDDDTIVAALLHDVLEDTKVTIEQVSSKFGPEVAHLVNGVTKLRTNIGSDATERQKAAAESNWAAESLRKMLLAMAQDVRVMVIKLADRLHNMRTIGALKPEKQTRIANETLDIYAPLAARLGIWQIKWQLEDLAFKVLHPKEFQEISEKVAKSRTQRESELVEATRVLRRALDARGLQNTQIASRPKHLFSIFNKIVKQGVPFEEIYDLQAMRVIVEEHSECYLVLGIVHELWLPMPGLFYDYIAMPKPNGYQSLHTKVIGPGGDPLEIQIRTQPMHEVAEFGVAAHYSYKEGQASADPGGFETLRRRLFDWTTDTRTSSEFLRTVSTDLFSEQVFVFTPKGDVIDLPKDSTTVDFAFRVHTDLGLKTVGARVNGVMVPLSTRLQNGDVVELVTRSNAQPSLDWLEFLKSADARSKLRTYFRKRNKADSTARGKEAMERGLRQAGIEPKQILGDERMNELAKEFKNCESGQDVFARIGEGLLSLQGVIEKVKTVLKIQQPEALFKARTPAKEATVVEGGIDNVMFRRAKCCGAIPGEDVIGFVTRGRGIIIHGRSCSNALRLMETESERLVPLQWPSDGKTYAVDLKILTLNRTGLLMEVSTILGESKVDILGMNVRTLPNQTAEIDATVAVRDVAQLQSVMNKIGNVHDVISILRKYGG, encoded by the coding sequence GTGGCACTGCCTGATTCGAAGACCGGCTCGGACGGACCGACAGGCGAAGCCTGGCCTTCGTTCTTGGCGTCGGTCCGCGAACGGCGTCCCGAAGCCGACGTGGCCAAGATCGAGTCGGCCTTCCGCCTTGCCGAATCCGCGCACAAAGGCCAAGAACGGATCAGCGGGGAACCGTACATCGCGCACCCCCTCGAAGTCGCCAGGATCGTGGCCGAACTCCGCATGGACGACGACACGATCGTCGCCGCCTTGCTCCACGACGTCCTTGAAGACACCAAAGTCACGATCGAACAAGTCTCTTCGAAGTTTGGGCCGGAGGTCGCGCACCTGGTGAACGGTGTCACGAAGCTCCGGACGAACATCGGCAGCGACGCGACCGAGCGTCAGAAGGCGGCCGCAGAGTCGAACTGGGCCGCCGAAAGCCTCCGCAAGATGCTCCTCGCGATGGCGCAGGACGTCCGGGTGATGGTCATCAAGCTCGCCGACCGGCTTCACAACATGAGGACGATCGGTGCCCTCAAACCTGAAAAGCAGACCCGGATCGCCAACGAGACCTTGGACATCTATGCGCCGCTCGCGGCCCGTCTCGGCATCTGGCAGATCAAATGGCAGCTCGAGGACCTGGCGTTCAAAGTCCTCCATCCCAAGGAGTTCCAGGAGATCAGCGAAAAGGTCGCGAAATCCAGGACGCAACGGGAGTCCGAACTCGTCGAGGCGACCCGCGTCCTCCGCCGTGCCCTCGACGCCCGCGGGCTCCAGAACACCCAGATCGCGAGCCGTCCGAAGCACTTGTTCAGCATCTTTAACAAGATCGTCAAGCAGGGCGTGCCGTTCGAGGAGATCTACGATCTTCAAGCGATGCGCGTGATCGTCGAGGAGCATTCGGAGTGCTACCTCGTCCTCGGCATCGTCCATGAGCTCTGGCTCCCGATGCCTGGCCTGTTCTACGACTACATCGCCATGCCGAAGCCGAACGGCTACCAGTCGTTGCACACGAAGGTCATCGGTCCGGGGGGCGACCCGCTCGAAATCCAGATCCGGACTCAACCGATGCACGAAGTGGCCGAGTTCGGCGTCGCCGCGCACTATTCTTATAAGGAAGGTCAGGCGTCGGCCGATCCCGGCGGTTTCGAGACGCTCCGTCGCCGGCTCTTCGACTGGACGACGGACACGCGCACGTCCAGCGAGTTTCTGCGTACGGTCTCGACCGACCTCTTCAGCGAGCAGGTCTTCGTTTTCACTCCAAAGGGCGACGTCATCGACCTGCCCAAAGACTCGACGACGGTCGACTTCGCCTTCCGGGTCCATACCGACCTTGGACTGAAAACGGTCGGAGCCCGGGTCAACGGCGTGATGGTTCCGCTTTCGACCCGCCTTCAGAACGGCGACGTTGTCGAACTCGTGACAAGGTCCAACGCCCAACCGAGCCTGGACTGGCTCGAGTTCTTGAAGAGCGCCGACGCCCGGTCCAAGTTGCGGACCTACTTCCGCAAGCGGAACAAGGCCGACAGCACGGCTCGTGGAAAGGAAGCGATGGAGCGGGGCCTCCGGCAGGCGGGGATCGAGCCGAAGCAGATCTTGGGCGACGAGCGGATGAACGAACTGGCGAAAGAGTTCAAGAACTGTGAGAGCGGTCAGGACGTCTTCGCAAGGATCGGCGAGGGCCTTTTGAGCCTTCAAGGCGTCATCGAGAAAGTCAAGACCGTCCTCAAGATCCAGCAGCCCGAAGCGTTGTTCAAAGCGCGGACGCCGGCGAAGGAGGCGACGGTCGTCGAGGGCGGGATCGACAACGTCATGTTCCGCAGGGCGAAGTGCTGCGGCGCGATCCCGGGCGAGGACGTGATCGGTTTCGTCACAAGGGGCAGGGGCATCATCATCCACGGTCGAAGCTGCTCGAACGCGCTCAGGCTCATGGAGACGGAGTCCGAACGGCTCGTCCCCCTCCAATGGCCGTCGGACGGGAAGACGTACGCGGTCGACCTGAAGATCTTGACGTTGAACCGCACGGGGCTCCTCATGGAGGTGTCGACGATCTTGGGCGAGTCCAAGGTCGACATCCTCGGAATGAACGTCCGGACGTTGCCCAACCAGACGGCGGAGATCGACGCCACGGTCGCCGTACGGGACGTCGCCCAACTCCAGTCGGTCATGAACAAGATCGGCAACGTCCACGACGTCATTTCCATCCTGAGGAAGTACGGCGGCTGA
- the kdsB gene encoding 3-deoxy-manno-octulosonate cytidylyltransferase — protein MKSVVVIPARMGSTRFPGKPLADLCGRPMVQWVYEAALASGAADDVVVATPDEEIVAACASFGARAVLTSDAHVTGTDRMAEVASMTEADVYINVQGDEPLMDPASISACVAPMLSDPSIEMASVYCTCEESELDDPAVVKVVTDLRGFALYFSRYAVPYPRNPRAEAVKKHIGLYACRRDALTRFSTWPMGTLERAESLEQLRFMENGVRIKMSPAAGTELAVDTPEQAEQVRQILSRRARPIV, from the coding sequence ATGAAGAGCGTCGTCGTCATCCCCGCACGGATGGGCAGCACCCGTTTCCCGGGTAAGCCCTTGGCCGACCTCTGCGGACGCCCGATGGTGCAGTGGGTGTACGAAGCCGCGCTGGCCTCGGGAGCCGCCGACGACGTCGTCGTGGCGACGCCGGACGAAGAGATCGTCGCGGCCTGCGCGTCCTTCGGTGCCAGGGCCGTCTTGACGTCCGACGCCCATGTGACGGGGACGGACCGAATGGCCGAAGTCGCATCGATGACCGAGGCCGACGTCTACATCAACGTGCAGGGCGACGAACCCCTCATGGACCCTGCGTCCATCTCGGCCTGTGTCGCCCCGATGCTCTCCGATCCGTCGATCGAAATGGCGAGCGTCTATTGCACGTGCGAGGAGTCGGAACTCGACGATCCGGCCGTCGTCAAGGTCGTGACCGACCTCCGGGGGTTCGCCCTGTACTTCTCGCGTTATGCCGTGCCGTACCCCCGGAACCCGCGGGCCGAAGCGGTGAAGAAGCACATCGGGCTCTACGCGTGCCGGCGGGACGCCTTGACCCGGTTCTCGACGTGGCCCATGGGGACGTTGGAACGTGCGGAGAGCCTGGAGCAGCTCCGGTTCATGGAGAACGGGGTCAGGATCAAGATGAGCCCGGCCGCCGGGACCGAACTGGCCGTCGACACGCCCGAACAGGCCGAGCAGGTCCGGCAGATTTTAAGCCGACGGGCCCGCCCTATCGTCTAA
- the phoU gene encoding phosphate signaling complex protein PhoU, with amino-acid sequence MEQTPAQRPAYNREIGELEQSVIEMASGAESMVTRAVDALQRLDVSLAREVLNDDDDIDVMEIELEQRCLRLLALQQPMARDLREIGTVIKIVTDIERIGDLAVDIAKICMKVEHELGATNYVDVPLMANVARQMIRQSIQMFVRKETEPFDDLQKLEDRVDELYRTLRSQIFDYMIKNPDQVVAAGWLLLAIHHIERIADHALNIGERTYFMVTGQASKKVG; translated from the coding sequence ATGGAACAGACCCCGGCCCAGCGACCCGCGTATAACCGAGAGATCGGCGAGTTGGAACAGAGCGTCATCGAAATGGCGAGCGGCGCTGAGTCGATGGTGACGCGTGCCGTCGACGCCCTCCAGAGGTTGGACGTCTCCTTGGCCCGGGAAGTCTTGAACGACGACGATGACATCGACGTCATGGAGATCGAACTGGAGCAGCGGTGCCTTCGCCTGCTGGCCCTCCAGCAACCGATGGCGCGGGACCTGCGCGAGATCGGGACGGTCATCAAGATCGTCACCGATATCGAGAGGATCGGCGACCTCGCCGTCGACATCGCCAAGATCTGTATGAAAGTCGAGCACGAGCTCGGTGCGACGAACTACGTCGACGTGCCGTTGATGGCCAACGTCGCGAGGCAAATGATCCGCCAATCCATCCAGATGTTCGTCCGGAAGGAAACCGAGCCGTTCGACGATCTGCAGAAGTTGGAAGACCGTGTCGACGAGTTGTACCGGACCCTGCGCAGCCAGATCTTCGACTACATGATCAAGAACCCCGACCAGGTCGTCGCCGCCGGCTGGCTCCTTTTGGCGATCCATCACATCGAACGGATCGCCGACCATGCCCTCAACATCGGCGAGCGGACGTACTTCATGGTCACCGGACAGGCGTCGAAGAAGGTCGGTTGA
- the greA gene encoding transcription elongation factor GreA, whose product MLLSREGYDKLKTELDQLKSVERQRIADNIREAKSHGDLRENAMYHEARLNQRRLESRISELERVILTAQIVDKEDREEGTAHLGTKVTVKDLEWGDELALTLVGAFEADPTNDMISITSPLGEALVGKTVGAEVEVVAPGGTQKYEILSIEAVE is encoded by the coding sequence ATGTTGCTGTCCCGCGAAGGGTACGACAAGCTGAAGACCGAACTTGACCAACTCAAGTCGGTCGAGCGGCAGCGTATCGCTGACAATATCCGCGAAGCGAAGTCTCATGGAGACTTGCGGGAGAACGCGATGTACCACGAGGCGCGGTTGAACCAGAGACGGCTCGAAAGCCGGATCTCGGAGCTCGAACGCGTGATCTTGACCGCGCAGATCGTCGACAAGGAAGACCGGGAGGAAGGGACCGCCCATCTCGGCACGAAGGTCACGGTGAAGGACCTCGAGTGGGGCGACGAGCTCGCTCTGACGTTGGTCGGGGCGTTCGAAGCGGACCCGACGAACGACATGATCTCCATCACGTCCCCTCTTGGGGAGGCCTTGGTCGGAAAGACGGTCGGGGCGGAAGTCGAAGTCGTGGCCCCTGGCGGTACGCAGAAGTACGAGATCCTTTCGATCGAAGCGGTCGAGTGA
- a CDS encoding dihydrodipicolinate synthase family protein, translating to MPVLPAGCYPAAVTPFDGQGRVDTASLTKLLAYFDAAGCRGVVLAGTNGEGPSLSNYEKRDLIRTAATSKGRLRLILGIATPSLPEAEWLSVQAHKDGADAVLVMPPGYFRQATEDGVAAWFERLLDASPIPVIAYNYPKMTGITLTPGLLSRLAGHPNLAGVKDSSGESANLAAYRSVLSDRHVLFVGDETLLPDALDSGWTGTISGAANVVPRWLARLVDEDATQRGSLIDLVAPVVQVVRAGPQPALNKAVLAALGVIDDAAPRLPLTTVDPAECLAVLERRLGVRPGELGLSPA from the coding sequence GTGCCGGTCCTCCCTGCAGGCTGCTATCCCGCGGCGGTCACGCCCTTCGACGGGCAAGGCCGTGTCGATACCGCTTCTCTGACCAAGCTCTTGGCATACTTCGACGCCGCAGGCTGTCGCGGAGTCGTCCTGGCCGGCACCAACGGAGAAGGCCCGTCCCTTTCCAACTACGAGAAGCGCGATCTGATCCGGACGGCGGCGACGTCCAAGGGACGGCTCCGGTTGATCCTTGGCATCGCGACCCCGAGCCTTCCGGAAGCGGAATGGCTGTCGGTCCAAGCGCACAAAGACGGGGCCGACGCCGTGCTCGTCATGCCGCCGGGCTATTTCCGACAAGCGACCGAGGACGGCGTCGCGGCCTGGTTCGAACGACTGCTTGACGCCTCGCCGATCCCGGTCATCGCCTACAACTATCCCAAGATGACGGGAATCACGCTCACACCGGGGTTGTTGTCCCGTCTCGCCGGGCACCCGAACCTGGCCGGCGTCAAGGACAGTAGCGGCGAGTCCGCCAACCTGGCCGCGTACCGATCGGTCCTCAGTGACCGGCATGTCCTCTTCGTCGGGGACGAGACCCTTCTGCCCGACGCGCTCGATTCAGGCTGGACAGGCACGATCAGCGGCGCGGCGAACGTCGTTCCCCGTTGGCTCGCCCGGCTCGTCGACGAAGACGCGACGCAACGCGGGTCTCTGATCGATCTTGTCGCGCCCGTCGTCCAGGTGGTGCGGGCTGGTCCCCAGCCGGCCTTGAACAAGGCCGTTCTGGCCGCCCTCGGTGTGATCGACGACGCTGCCCCCCGGCTTCCGTTGACGACGGTCGATCCCGCGGAGTGCCTGGCGGTCCTCGAGCGACGGCTCGGCGTCAGGCCCGGCGAACTCGGGCTGTCACCTGCCTAA
- a CDS encoding ABC transporter ATP-binding protein: MSLLEVDGAQVSFRVRGGEVRALDGVSLCVEPGETVAVVGESGCGKTTLARAVLGLQPLSGGSITVAGRAVKGVERGQASTVGMVWQDPYASLDPRWKIQDVIAEPLKLADKDGDVSSVLTEVGLDATFAERYPHQLSGGQRQRVAIGRALALRPPLVICDEPTAALDLSMQAQILNLLRDLQKSLDCAFLYISHDLTTVRFLADRVAVMYLGRIVEEGPTDKVFGRPEHPYTAALMASAPTLETLGTLPETAKGEVPDPRRIGAGCRFASRCPRVDDECRLAAPALVGNDGHRVACFHPLVETSAE; this comes from the coding sequence CTGAGCCTTCTCGAAGTCGACGGGGCCCAGGTCTCCTTCCGCGTCCGAGGAGGCGAGGTCAGGGCCTTGGACGGCGTCAGCCTGTGCGTCGAGCCGGGAGAGACCGTCGCCGTCGTCGGCGAGTCCGGATGCGGCAAGACGACGCTCGCCAGGGCCGTCCTCGGGCTCCAACCGTTGAGCGGCGGTTCGATCACGGTCGCAGGTCGGGCCGTGAAAGGTGTCGAGCGTGGACAAGCTTCGACGGTCGGTATGGTCTGGCAAGACCCGTACGCCAGTTTGGACCCTCGCTGGAAGATCCAGGACGTCATCGCTGAACCGCTGAAGCTCGCGGACAAAGACGGCGACGTGTCTTCGGTCTTGACCGAGGTCGGATTGGACGCGACGTTCGCCGAGCGCTATCCGCACCAGCTCAGCGGCGGTCAACGGCAACGGGTGGCCATCGGACGGGCCCTGGCCCTCCGTCCGCCGCTCGTCATTTGTGACGAACCGACGGCGGCGCTCGACCTCAGCATGCAGGCCCAGATCCTGAACCTGCTTCGAGACCTGCAGAAGTCGCTCGACTGTGCCTTCCTTTATATCTCGCACGATCTGACGACGGTGCGCTTCCTTGCCGACCGGGTCGCCGTGATGTACCTGGGCCGGATCGTCGAAGAAGGGCCGACGGACAAAGTGTTCGGCCGTCCCGAGCATCCGTACACGGCTGCCTTGATGGCGTCGGCGCCGACGCTGGAGACGTTAGGGACTTTGCCCGAAACGGCGAAAGGGGAAGTGCCTGATCCGCGTAGAATCGGCGCAGGTTGCCGGTTCGCGTCCCGGTGCCCTCGCGTCGATGACGAGTGTCGCCTCGCGGCTCCGGCCCTCGTCGGGAACGACGGGCACCGGGTGGCGTGTTTCCACCCATTGGTCGAAACGTCCGCCGAGTGA
- a CDS encoding glycosyltransferase encodes MRVSVIVVSFNTRDLLCRCLDSLEEADEVIVVDNASTDGSADAVSVFYPHVRLVRNAVNVGFGSANNQGLDLLTGDLALLLNSDAFAEPGAIGLLAKTMADESIVACGGRLVAPAKIGLFRSETARLFVERSSGYRELFQAQADATQNSCAKGLTLWAVFCEQTWLEKLLEAASTTTPYWLTRSLLEFQDFYPNPMYRVYDVAQVMGACLMMRPGLRFDERFFLYCEDTELCHRLLRQGRIVYVPDAVFGHELGASSASARWASVARYNSGKERFFKIHSGAFAADVCWAFDRFGALFRLAVWTVATVVTLGSVAGFRRRVALFARVLFAPFEGPPDPRGTSREGS; translated from the coding sequence TTGCGGGTCAGCGTCATCGTCGTCAGCTTCAACACGCGCGACCTGCTCTGTCGCTGTCTCGACTCCCTTGAGGAGGCGGACGAAGTCATCGTCGTGGACAACGCTTCGACCGACGGTTCGGCCGATGCGGTCTCCGTGTTCTATCCTCACGTCCGGCTCGTGCGCAACGCGGTCAATGTCGGCTTCGGGTCGGCCAACAACCAAGGGCTCGACCTCCTGACGGGCGATCTGGCCCTGCTCTTGAACAGCGACGCCTTTGCCGAGCCGGGAGCCATCGGCCTGCTCGCGAAGACGATGGCCGACGAATCCATCGTCGCCTGCGGAGGGCGCCTCGTCGCCCCTGCGAAGATCGGTTTGTTCCGATCCGAGACCGCCCGCCTCTTCGTCGAGCGGTCGAGCGGTTACCGTGAGCTGTTCCAAGCGCAAGCCGACGCGACCCAGAACTCTTGTGCGAAGGGCCTGACTTTGTGGGCGGTCTTCTGTGAACAGACCTGGCTCGAGAAGCTCCTCGAGGCCGCGAGCACCACGACACCCTACTGGCTGACCAGGTCGCTCCTCGAATTCCAGGACTTCTATCCGAATCCGATGTACCGCGTTTACGATGTCGCCCAAGTCATGGGGGCCTGTCTGATGATGCGGCCGGGTCTACGGTTCGACGAACGGTTCTTCCTGTACTGTGAAGATACGGAGCTTTGCCACCGGCTCCTCCGTCAGGGTCGGATCGTCTATGTCCCCGACGCCGTCTTCGGGCACGAACTCGGGGCGTCCAGCGCGTCTGCACGCTGGGCTTCGGTCGCCCGCTACAACAGCGGCAAGGAGCGGTTCTTCAAGATCCACTCCGGGGCGTTCGCGGCCGACGTCTGTTGGGCGTTCGACCGCTTCGGCGCCTTGTTCCGATTGGCCGTCTGGACGGTCGCGACGGTGGTCACTTTAGGCTCGGTCGCGGGCTTCCGCCGACGCGTCGCGTTGTTCGCGCGCGTCCTCTTCGCACCGTTCGAAGGGCCGCCCGATCCGCGGGGCACGTCGCGAGAGGGTTCATAG